A genomic window from Vampirovibrio chlorellavorus includes:
- a CDS encoding CPXCG motif-containing cysteine-rich protein, with the protein MDSFFLCAFCFQKNSVFVDPSGGESQRYVEDCQVCCQPNRLSVWWDEYEEVYVADSEPES; encoded by the coding sequence ATGGATTCTTTTTTCTTGTGCGCTTTTTGTTTTCAGAAAAATTCCGTATTCGTGGATCCCTCCGGCGGGGAGAGCCAGCGCTATGTGGAGGACTGTCAGGTGTGCTGTCAGCCCAACCGGCTGTCCGTGTGGTGGGATGAGTACGAAGAGGTCTATGTGGCCGATAGTGAGCCGGAAAGTTAA
- a CDS encoding sensor histidine kinase, with translation MGFLKRLIKEKELALLLLTGLAVIVLMDALLAEGFRKDQRNRQILDAERLQAKVESSLEEHVTALIALKVVYQNFTDITHYDFQQYGKSITSTLGGFQRLLYIDPSLTIRQVYPLTPENAGLYNYSLLKQGPMTRALLNAKNSQSPSTSRLIPFLNHPKSFWAFIPIYRNNARHDFLGFAAGEISMEKVFQPLAPSFSAYQIQLIDPANVKLFEHVTIDGTVNKRVYTSRFNLLGQPWRLQLNPVNPPTETLLFQRSSLWVGGLMILFLLGLVIMGSKRHKFELEEAQKQFETIVEASPDGILLLDERLDLQISNRVIRDWLGQDEVALQGRNFFQLFECQCPNLGKCSELSHLLCTTTQFAQDLPDVLETRIIDAPETSPKTLRLNASRIVQEKNGKKEPGFICVLGDISTSKELERVKETYVATLTHDLKTPLLAQQMVLETLGNGTIGPINEEQRKLLLGAKESVHDLVEMVNSTLLFYKLESSHVQLHRQKSQLAGVAKEVMSSLQPLAEKKDAPLELDAAMALPDAWIDVIQMKRVFHNLLSNAISYGRKGAPIRVSITVESRGDDGECLLIEVYNEGKGIPPEEIPKVFDKYYSLSRKFKQIGTGLGLYISRRIVELHGGKLWVTSEVQKQTRFFISLPVMQQVEKATTTGPVRKMAV, from the coding sequence ATGGGGTTCCTCAAAAGGCTCATCAAGGAGAAAGAGCTGGCCTTGCTCTTGCTGACCGGGCTGGCCGTGATTGTGCTGATGGATGCTCTGCTGGCGGAAGGCTTCCGCAAGGATCAGCGCAACCGGCAGATTCTGGACGCCGAGCGCTTGCAAGCCAAGGTGGAATCCTCTCTGGAAGAGCATGTGACGGCTTTAATCGCCTTGAAAGTCGTTTACCAGAATTTTACCGACATTACCCATTACGACTTCCAACAGTACGGTAAATCCATCACCTCCACCCTGGGGGGCTTTCAACGCCTGTTGTATATCGACCCCTCCCTGACCATTCGGCAGGTGTATCCGCTGACGCCGGAAAACGCAGGGCTGTACAACTACTCCCTGCTGAAACAGGGGCCCATGACCCGGGCTTTGCTGAACGCCAAGAATTCCCAAAGCCCTTCCACCTCCCGGCTGATTCCATTCCTGAATCATCCTAAAAGTTTCTGGGCCTTCATCCCGATTTACCGCAATAATGCCCGACACGATTTTTTGGGGTTTGCCGCTGGCGAAATCTCCATGGAGAAAGTGTTTCAGCCTCTGGCCCCTTCTTTTTCCGCCTATCAAATCCAGTTGATCGATCCGGCCAATGTGAAGCTGTTTGAACATGTCACCATTGATGGCACTGTCAACAAGCGGGTGTATACCTCCCGCTTTAATTTACTGGGTCAGCCCTGGCGGCTTCAGCTCAATCCGGTCAATCCGCCCACGGAAACCCTGCTGTTTCAGCGGAGCAGCTTGTGGGTGGGCGGGCTCATGATTCTCTTTCTGCTGGGGCTGGTGATTATGGGCTCCAAGCGGCATAAGTTTGAGCTGGAAGAGGCTCAGAAGCAGTTTGAGACGATTGTGGAAGCTTCGCCAGACGGCATTTTGCTGCTGGATGAGCGGTTGGACCTGCAGATTTCCAACCGGGTTATTCGGGACTGGCTGGGGCAAGATGAAGTCGCCTTGCAGGGAAGGAACTTCTTTCAGCTGTTTGAATGCCAATGCCCGAATTTGGGCAAATGCAGCGAATTGTCTCACTTGCTTTGCACCACCACCCAATTTGCCCAGGATTTGCCGGATGTACTGGAAACCCGGATCATCGACGCGCCGGAGACTAGCCCTAAAACCCTGCGCTTGAACGCTTCCCGCATTGTGCAGGAAAAAAACGGGAAAAAAGAGCCCGGTTTCATTTGCGTGCTGGGCGATATTTCTACCAGCAAAGAATTGGAACGGGTCAAGGAAACCTATGTGGCCACCCTGACCCATGACCTGAAAACCCCTTTGCTGGCCCAGCAAATGGTACTGGAAACCCTGGGGAATGGCACCATTGGCCCCATTAACGAGGAGCAGCGCAAATTGCTGCTGGGGGCCAAGGAAAGTGTGCATGATCTGGTGGAGATGGTGAACAGCACCCTGCTGTTCTACAAGCTGGAATCCTCGCATGTGCAGTTACACCGTCAAAAATCCCAGTTGGCCGGGGTGGCGAAAGAGGTCATGAGCAGCCTGCAGCCTTTGGCCGAGAAAAAGGACGCGCCTTTGGAGCTGGATGCGGCCATGGCGTTGCCGGATGCCTGGATTGACGTGATTCAGATGAAGCGGGTATTCCACAATTTGTTGTCTAATGCCATTAGTTACGGACGCAAAGGGGCGCCCATCCGGGTCAGTATTACGGTGGAATCTCGGGGTGATGATGGCGAATGCCTGCTGATTGAGGTCTACAACGAAGGCAAGGGGATTCCGCCTGAAGAGATACCCAAAGTTTTTGACAAGTATTATTCCCTGTCTCGCAAGTTTAAACAGATTGGCACCGGACTGGGCTTGTATATCTCCCGTCGCATTGTGGAACTGCATGGGGGCAAGTTATGGGTCACCAGTGAAGTGCAGAAGCAGACCCGCTTTTTTATCTCGCTGCCCGTGATGCAACAAGTGGAAAAGGCCACCACGACCGGCCCCGTCAGAAAAATGGCGGTTTAG